One window from the genome of Echinicola vietnamensis DSM 17526 encodes:
- a CDS encoding glycoside hydrolase family 28 protein — MINTSYKYLFLIAVLVVMSSRVKGRQIDPVEATIYEGVEIEMPQVQLPSFPDHEVNITAYGAVGNGIEKNTAAFAKAIDEVAQAGGGRVIVPRGIWLTGPVTLQSNINLHLEEGALVLFSRDFDDYPLVKTSFEGLNTVRCTSPINAFEAENIAITGKGVIDGNGDAWRPVKKGKMTPGQWDKLVKSGGVLSDDEKMWFPTANSKKGYTSSSNFNVPDLISDDELASVKDFLRPVMVSLVKCNKVLLDGPTFQNSPAWNIHPLMSENVVIRNLNVRNPWYSQNGDGLDLESCKNALVYNNTFDVGDDAICFKSGKNQDGRDRGMPTENVIVKNNTVYHAHGGFVVGSEMSGGVRNVHVSNCTFIGTDVGLRFKSTRGRGGVVENIHISDIDMINIPTDAIRFNMFYGGNSPVLEEDQDAEDEARDETIVPVTEETPAFKDIYMKNITATGSGTAAFFMGLPEKSLENVRLENALLEAKNGITVIDTDGLVLKNVEVRAAKTSALTIYNSRNVQVTEFSFGDNGKTPVRVLGELSSDIQFDQADFSNVEEQVTKGKGLPSNALNLK; from the coding sequence ATGATAAACACAAGCTATAAATATTTATTCCTGATTGCCGTCTTGGTAGTCATGAGCAGTAGGGTGAAAGGAAGGCAAATCGATCCTGTGGAAGCAACGATTTACGAGGGCGTGGAAATCGAAATGCCCCAAGTACAGCTTCCGAGTTTTCCAGACCATGAAGTGAACATAACTGCTTACGGAGCGGTAGGCAATGGCATCGAGAAAAACACAGCGGCATTTGCCAAGGCCATTGATGAGGTGGCCCAAGCAGGCGGCGGTAGGGTGATCGTTCCGAGGGGAATCTGGCTTACAGGCCCCGTGACGCTACAGAGCAATATCAACCTCCATCTTGAGGAAGGTGCTCTGGTGCTATTTTCGCGTGACTTTGACGATTACCCCTTGGTCAAAACCAGCTTTGAAGGCTTGAACACGGTGCGGTGTACTTCACCCATCAATGCCTTTGAGGCAGAAAATATAGCCATTACCGGTAAGGGTGTCATCGATGGAAATGGGGATGCTTGGCGACCAGTGAAAAAGGGAAAAATGACGCCAGGTCAATGGGATAAACTGGTGAAGTCGGGTGGCGTCCTTTCTGATGATGAAAAGATGTGGTTCCCAACTGCCAATTCAAAAAAAGGATATACCAGTAGCAGTAATTTCAATGTGCCAGATTTAATCAGCGATGATGAATTGGCATCTGTTAAGGATTTTTTGCGTCCTGTCATGGTGAGTTTGGTGAAATGTAACAAGGTGCTGTTGGATGGACCTACTTTTCAGAATTCACCTGCTTGGAACATTCACCCGCTGATGAGTGAAAATGTGGTCATCCGCAACCTTAACGTCCGTAATCCATGGTACAGCCAAAATGGAGATGGGCTTGACCTAGAATCCTGTAAAAATGCCCTGGTCTATAACAACACCTTTGACGTGGGAGATGATGCCATTTGCTTTAAGTCAGGAAAAAACCAAGACGGCAGAGACCGGGGAATGCCCACCGAAAATGTAATTGTGAAAAATAATACAGTATATCATGCGCATGGCGGATTTGTTGTGGGAAGTGAGATGTCAGGTGGCGTTCGGAATGTGCATGTGTCCAACTGCACCTTTATCGGCACCGATGTGGGCTTAAGGTTTAAAAGCACCCGGGGCAGGGGCGGTGTCGTGGAAAATATCCATATTTCCGATATTGATATGATCAATATTCCTACAGATGCAATTCGTTTCAACATGTTTTACGGCGGGAACTCTCCCGTGTTGGAAGAAGACCAAGATGCAGAAGATGAAGCCAGGGATGAAACCATCGTTCCGGTGACGGAGGAAACGCCAGCTTTTAAGGATATTTACATGAAAAACATTACGGCAACCGGTTCTGGAACTGCTGCATTTTTCATGGGATTACCAGAAAAGAGCTTGGAAAATGTCCGGCTTGAAAATGCCTTGTTGGAAGCAAAAAATGGGATTACTGTCATCGATACCGATGGCCTGGTACTTAAAAATGTGGAAGTAAGGGCTGCAAAAACTTCTGCTTTGACCATTTACAATAGCAGAAACGTACAGGTGACGGAATTTTCTTTTGGAGATAATGGAAAAACTCCCGTTCGCGTATTGGGCGAATTGTCCAGCGATATACAATTTGACCAAGCAGATTTTTCCAACGTGGAAGAACAAGTGACAAAGGGGAAAGGACTTCCTTCCAATGCATTAAACCTCAAATAA